One window from the genome of Streptomyces sp. NBC_00287 encodes:
- a CDS encoding OsmC family protein translates to MATTRSAHTVWEGNLFQGNGVVTFDSSGAIAAQPVSWPSRAEAANGKTSPEELIAAAHSSCYCMAFSNGLDKNGTPPTKLVTSADVTFQPGEGITGIHLTVEGTVPGISEEDFLAAAEDAKANCPVSQALKAVPITLTAKLA, encoded by the coding sequence GTGGCAACCACGCGCTCCGCACACACCGTGTGGGAAGGCAACCTGTTCCAGGGCAACGGCGTCGTCACCTTCGACTCCTCCGGCGCCATCGCCGCGCAGCCGGTGTCGTGGCCGTCGCGGGCCGAGGCGGCGAACGGCAAGACCAGCCCGGAGGAGCTGATCGCGGCCGCGCACTCCAGCTGCTACTGCATGGCCTTCTCCAACGGCCTGGACAAGAACGGCACCCCGCCCACCAAGCTGGTCACCTCCGCGGATGTGACCTTCCAGCCGGGTGAGGGCATCACCGGTATCCACCTCACCGTCGAGGGCACGGTGCCCGGCATCAGCGAGGAGGACTTCCTCGCCGCCGCCGAGGACGCCAAGGCCAACTGCCCGGTCAGCCAGGCCCTCAAGGCCGTCCCGATCACCCTCACCGCCAAGCTCGCCTGA
- a CDS encoding vWA domain-containing protein, whose protein sequence is MRLVKANPALAAVEFDVCRHEDCALAPREGLVRVTSSATLHVHPDRVADPAAWAWALAHAILHLGFGHVPAAKGERVQPDACDLAARCVVVNRFLLGFTIGKTPEDLPTAYPDGDEEQLAARWRRDGIPPVYERCGTAGDEADLLLVEWRGWYGQPPDHQLAFATALTRTVSAAMDMAGGRRAFLADEPVRQRPWQHALSWFISSYPLLAGIAAGIKLIADAELARAHGISVAAVNAEAGEIYINPLSSFEDEEWRFILAHEMLHAALRHSDRCGTRDPYLFNVACDYVINGWLKEMDVGTMPEGLLYDAQLAGLSAEEVYDRLAGDLRRMRRLATLRGKGVGDILGGPLCPPGDFVDLDEFYRRGLYQGLDLHQRQERGFLPGGLVEEIRSLSHPPVPWDAQLARWFDEFVPRPEPVRTYARPARRQASTPDIPRAGRYFPPEEIARCTFGVVLDTSGSMNRILLGKALGAIASYAEARDVPAARVVFCDAAPHDAGYVPVTEIAGKVRVHGRGGTVLQPGIDLLHRADDFPPGAPILVITDGWCDVLRVRREHAYLIPQGARLPFTARGPVFRVS, encoded by the coding sequence ATGCGGCTGGTGAAGGCCAACCCGGCCCTTGCGGCCGTCGAGTTCGATGTCTGCCGCCACGAGGACTGCGCACTGGCCCCGCGCGAAGGACTCGTGCGCGTCACCTCCTCCGCCACTCTGCACGTCCACCCCGACCGCGTGGCCGACCCCGCCGCCTGGGCCTGGGCCCTCGCCCACGCGATCCTCCACCTCGGCTTCGGCCATGTTCCCGCGGCCAAGGGCGAGCGCGTGCAGCCCGACGCCTGTGACCTCGCCGCCCGCTGCGTCGTCGTCAACCGCTTCCTGCTCGGCTTCACCATCGGCAAGACCCCGGAGGACCTCCCCACCGCCTACCCCGACGGCGACGAGGAGCAGCTCGCCGCGCGCTGGCGCCGCGACGGCATCCCGCCCGTGTACGAGCGCTGCGGCACCGCGGGCGACGAGGCCGACCTGCTGCTCGTGGAGTGGCGCGGCTGGTACGGGCAGCCCCCGGACCACCAGCTGGCCTTCGCCACCGCGCTGACCCGGACCGTGTCCGCGGCGATGGACATGGCGGGCGGCCGCCGCGCCTTCCTGGCCGACGAACCGGTCCGGCAGCGCCCCTGGCAGCACGCCCTGAGCTGGTTCATCTCCTCCTACCCGCTGCTCGCCGGGATCGCGGCCGGCATCAAGCTGATCGCCGACGCCGAACTCGCCCGCGCCCACGGCATCTCCGTCGCCGCGGTGAACGCCGAGGCGGGCGAGATCTACATCAACCCGCTCTCCTCCTTCGAGGACGAGGAGTGGCGGTTCATCCTCGCCCACGAGATGCTGCACGCCGCCCTGCGCCACAGCGACCGTTGCGGCACCCGCGACCCCTACCTCTTCAACGTCGCCTGCGACTACGTCATCAACGGCTGGCTGAAGGAGATGGACGTAGGCACCATGCCCGAGGGGCTGTTGTACGACGCCCAGCTCGCGGGTCTGTCCGCCGAGGAGGTCTACGACCGTCTCGCCGGCGATCTGCGCCGGATGCGCCGACTGGCCACCCTGCGCGGCAAGGGCGTCGGCGACATCCTCGGCGGCCCGCTGTGCCCGCCGGGCGACTTCGTCGACCTCGACGAGTTCTACCGGCGCGGCCTGTACCAGGGCCTCGACCTGCACCAGCGGCAGGAACGCGGCTTCCTGCCCGGCGGACTGGTCGAGGAGATCCGCTCGCTCAGCCATCCGCCGGTGCCCTGGGACGCGCAACTGGCCCGCTGGTTCGACGAGTTCGTGCCCCGTCCGGAGCCGGTACGGACGTATGCGCGCCCGGCGCGCCGCCAGGCCTCCACGCCCGACATCCCGCGCGCGGGGCGGTACTTCCCGCCGGAGGAGATCGCGCGCTGCACCTTCGGCGTGGTCCTGGACACCTCCGGCTCCATGAACCGGATCCTGCTCGGCAAGGCGCTCGGCGCCATCGCCTCCTACGCCGAGGCCCGGGACGTCCCCGCCGCGCGGGTGGTGTTCTGCGACGCGGCCCCGCACGACGCGGGCTATGTGCCGGTCACCGAGATCGCGGGGAAGGTACGGGTGCACGGCCGGGGCGGCACCGTGCTCCAGCCGGGCATCGATCTGCTGCACCGCGCGGACGACTTCCCGCCCGGCGCGCCGATCCTGGTCATCACGGACGGCTGGTGCGATGTCCTGCGGGTGCGGCGCGAGCACGCCTATCTGATTCCGCAGGGGGCCCGGCTGCCGTTCACCGCACGCGGGCCGGTCTTCCGGGTGAGCTGA